Proteins found in one Litorihabitans aurantiacus genomic segment:
- the pdhA gene encoding pyruvate dehydrogenase (acetyl-transferring) E1 component subunit alpha: MSRTETPVAPTASTELTWPDPCETAGTVRLVAPDGTRLAQEALELSGHGLYAAASARVTPQELRAMYRDMALTRAFDREATSLQRQGELGLWPECRGQEAAQIGSAHALRERDHVFPSYREHGVAHVRGLPLHELLHLFRGTQHGGWDPTAHGFHLYTLVIGSHTLHATGYAMGVQRDGDVGTGTDRDRAVVAYFGDGATAQGDVNEALVFAATTNAPVVFFCQNNQWAISAPTTVQTTVPLVERGTGFGVPSVRVDGNDVLAVRAVTEAALERARAGGGPTFIEAVTYRMGAHTTSDDPTRYRERAEEEAWARRDPIERLAALLRAEGHADADFFAAVEADAAELTAGVRAYCRALTPPPASSMFEHVYADRHPLVEQESAWFQRYEAGFAAGDADADRAVAAR, encoded by the coding sequence GTGAGCCGCACCGAGACCCCCGTCGCGCCGACGGCGAGCACCGAGCTGACCTGGCCGGACCCGTGCGAGACGGCCGGCACCGTCCGGCTCGTCGCGCCGGACGGCACCCGCCTCGCGCAGGAGGCGCTCGAGCTCAGCGGTCACGGCCTCTACGCCGCGGCGTCGGCGCGCGTCACGCCGCAGGAGCTGCGCGCGATGTACCGCGACATGGCCCTCACCCGGGCCTTCGACCGCGAGGCCACGAGCCTCCAGCGCCAGGGCGAGCTCGGCCTGTGGCCCGAGTGCCGCGGCCAGGAGGCCGCCCAGATCGGCTCCGCCCACGCGCTCCGCGAGCGCGACCACGTCTTCCCCTCCTACCGCGAGCACGGCGTCGCCCACGTCCGCGGTCTCCCGCTGCACGAGCTGCTGCACCTGTTCCGCGGCACGCAGCACGGCGGCTGGGACCCCACCGCGCACGGCTTCCACCTGTACACGCTGGTCATCGGCTCGCACACGCTGCACGCCACCGGCTACGCGATGGGCGTCCAGCGCGACGGCGACGTCGGCACCGGCACGGACCGCGACCGCGCCGTCGTGGCCTACTTCGGTGACGGCGCGACGGCGCAGGGCGACGTCAACGAGGCCCTCGTCTTCGCAGCGACCACCAACGCCCCCGTCGTGTTCTTCTGCCAGAACAACCAGTGGGCCATCTCCGCGCCGACCACGGTCCAGACCACGGTCCCGCTCGTCGAGCGCGGCACCGGCTTCGGCGTCCCGAGCGTGCGGGTGGACGGCAACGACGTCCTCGCCGTCCGCGCCGTCACCGAGGCGGCTCTCGAGCGGGCGCGCGCCGGCGGCGGGCCCACGTTCATCGAGGCCGTCACCTACCGGATGGGCGCGCACACGACGTCGGACGACCCCACCCGCTACCGCGAGCGCGCCGAGGAGGAGGCCTGGGCGCGGCGCGACCCGATCGAGCGCCTCGCCGCGCTGCTGCGTGCGGAGGGCCACGCCGACGCCGACTTCTTCGCCGCCGTCGAGGCCGACGCCGCCGAGCTCACCGCCGGTGTGCGCGCCTACTGCCGCGCGCTCACCCCGCCGCCCGCGAGCTCGATGTTCGAGCACGTCTACGCCGACCGGCACCCGCTCGTGGAGCAGGAGAGCGCGTGGTTCCAGCGGTACGAGGCGGGCTTCGCGGCCGGCGACGCCGACGCCGACCGCGCGGTGGCCGCCCGATGA
- the hisC gene encoding histidinol-phosphate transaminase, with translation MGHRALGHAWTHVQLPRKVRLREPVLALPVYVPGARPQGAMVEKLSSNENPYPPLPGVLTAVTDAAADLNRYPDMATSELIAALAELHGVETDQVVVGNGSTAVLETILRALCQEGDEVVHAWRSFEAYPIAVAVTGATSVPVPLTPDGRHDVDAMLAAITGRTRAILLCTPNNPTGPVLTQAEVERVLAEAPSDVLVLLDEAYVEFVRDPAVVDSASLLPGHNRLVVLRTFSKAYGLAGLRVGYAVGRARLIAGFRAASTPFGVNALAQVAAVESLRQRDALLDRVDALVVERDRLVAGLRGQGWDVPDAQGNFVWLGVGDRAGVLARAFAEAGLLVRPFAGEGVRISVGDRDACDLVLDVAGEFLAAG, from the coding sequence GTGGGGCACCGCGCGCTCGGGCATGCTTGGACGCATGTCCAGCTCCCCCGCAAGGTTCGTCTCCGCGAGCCGGTGCTCGCCCTGCCGGTCTACGTCCCGGGCGCCCGCCCGCAGGGGGCGATGGTCGAGAAGCTCTCCTCCAACGAGAACCCCTATCCGCCGCTGCCCGGGGTGCTGACCGCGGTCACCGATGCCGCCGCAGACCTCAACCGCTACCCCGACATGGCCACGAGCGAGCTCATCGCCGCCCTGGCGGAGCTGCACGGGGTCGAGACCGACCAGGTCGTCGTCGGCAACGGTTCGACCGCGGTGCTCGAGACGATCCTGCGCGCCCTGTGCCAGGAGGGGGACGAGGTCGTCCACGCGTGGCGCTCCTTCGAGGCCTACCCCATCGCCGTCGCCGTCACGGGGGCAACCTCCGTCCCGGTGCCGCTCACGCCCGACGGGCGCCACGACGTCGACGCGATGCTCGCCGCGATCACCGGGCGCACGCGCGCGATCCTCCTGTGCACGCCGAACAACCCCACCGGCCCGGTGCTCACGCAGGCCGAGGTCGAGCGCGTGCTCGCCGAGGCGCCGAGCGACGTCCTGGTGCTCCTGGACGAGGCCTACGTCGAGTTCGTGCGCGACCCCGCCGTCGTCGACTCCGCCTCCCTCCTGCCGGGCCACAACCGGCTCGTGGTGCTGCGGACCTTCTCCAAGGCCTACGGCCTGGCCGGCCTGCGGGTGGGCTACGCCGTCGGGCGCGCGCGGCTGATCGCCGGCTTCCGCGCCGCCTCCACCCCGTTCGGTGTCAACGCGCTCGCGCAGGTCGCGGCCGTGGAGTCGCTGCGGCAGCGGGACGCGCTGCTCGATCGCGTCGACGCGCTCGTGGTCGAGCGCGACCGCCTCGTCGCCGGTCTGCGCGGCCAGGGCTGGGACGTGCCCGACGCGCAGGGCAACTTCGTGTGGCTCGGCGTCGGCGACCGCGCCGGCGTGCTGGCCCGGGCCTTCGCCGAGGCGGGCCTGCTCGTGCGCCCGTTCGCGGGCGAGGGCGTCCGGATCAGCGTCGGCGACCGGGACGCGTGCGACCTGGTGCTCGACGTCGCGGGGGAGTTCCTCGCAGCCGGCTGA
- a CDS encoding phage holin family protein produces MKELLWRSVVSAGAVWVADALIRGISVTEVAQWWQQVLVYLVVGAVLAIVQMIIKPIVAALTFLLYILTLGLFGIVVNALMLMLVSAVTGNFAWGLQVDGFWPAAVLGGIVVSIATMILAAVLPRPQRRRG; encoded by the coding sequence ATGAAGGAGCTCCTCTGGCGAAGCGTCGTGTCGGCCGGTGCGGTGTGGGTGGCCGACGCCCTGATCCGCGGCATCTCGGTGACCGAGGTCGCGCAGTGGTGGCAGCAGGTGCTCGTCTACCTCGTGGTCGGCGCCGTGCTCGCGATCGTCCAGATGATCATCAAGCCGATCGTGGCGGCGCTGACGTTCCTCCTCTACATCCTGACGCTGGGGCTGTTCGGGATCGTCGTGAACGCGCTGATGCTCATGCTCGTCTCCGCCGTGACCGGCAACTTCGCGTGGGGCCTGCAGGTCGACGGGTTCTGGCCGGCCGCCGTGCTGGGCGGGATCGTCGTCTCGATCGCGACGATGATCCTGGCTGCGGTGCTGCCGCGGCCGCAGCGGCGGCGGGGCTGA
- the purB gene encoding adenylosuccinate lyase — MPTSEQTAAPSEQPQQSDPTRPWAALADDPTIALGPLDGRYRSDVAPLVDHLSEAALNRARLHVEVEWLIHLTATGAIPGAPTLTEAEVAYLRDVVATFGPEQIAELGAIEAETRHDVKAVEYFLKRRLADAAGVLERTSLPAASELVHIFCTSEDINNLAYAVTVRSAVHDVWLPAAHGVADAVADLARDQAATPMLARTHGQPATPVTLGKELAVLAHRLRRQLARIAADETLGKINGATGTFGAHAISVPGTDWEEVARTFVEGLGLTWNPLTTQIESHDWQAELYSDVARFNRVLHNLATDVWTYISLGYFAQRLSAQGSTGSSTMPHKVNPIRFENAEANLEVSSALLDNLSATLVTSRLQRDLTDSSSQRTIGIAFGHSLLAIANVTRGLAGLDVDAAAMARDLDANWEVLGEAVQSAMRAAGIAGASGMADPYERLKELTRGRRVDGDGMRAFIGDLGLPGDVEARLLAMTPADYTGYAERLVAHLG, encoded by the coding sequence ATGCCGACCTCCGAGCAGACCGCCGCGCCGTCCGAGCAGCCCCAGCAGAGCGACCCCACCCGCCCCTGGGCCGCGCTCGCCGACGACCCGACCATCGCGCTCGGTCCGCTCGACGGCCGCTACCGCTCCGACGTCGCGCCGCTCGTGGACCACCTGTCCGAGGCCGCGCTCAACCGCGCCCGCCTCCACGTCGAGGTCGAGTGGCTCATCCACCTGACGGCGACCGGCGCGATCCCCGGCGCGCCCACGCTCACCGAGGCCGAGGTCGCGTACCTGCGCGACGTCGTCGCGACCTTCGGCCCCGAGCAGATCGCCGAGCTCGGCGCGATCGAGGCCGAGACGCGGCACGACGTCAAGGCCGTCGAGTACTTCCTCAAGCGCCGTCTGGCCGACGCCGCCGGCGTGCTCGAGCGGACGTCGCTGCCCGCGGCGAGCGAGCTGGTGCACATCTTCTGCACGAGCGAGGACATCAACAACCTGGCCTACGCCGTCACGGTGCGCTCCGCCGTCCACGACGTGTGGCTGCCGGCCGCGCACGGGGTGGCCGACGCCGTCGCCGACCTCGCGCGCGACCAGGCCGCGACGCCGATGCTCGCGCGCACGCACGGCCAGCCCGCCACGCCCGTCACGCTCGGCAAGGAGCTCGCCGTGCTCGCGCACCGCCTGCGCCGCCAGCTCGCGCGCATCGCCGCGGACGAGACGCTCGGCAAGATCAACGGCGCCACCGGCACGTTCGGTGCGCACGCGATCTCGGTGCCCGGGACGGACTGGGAGGAGGTCGCGCGGACGTTCGTCGAGGGCCTGGGCCTGACCTGGAACCCGCTGACGACGCAGATCGAGAGCCACGACTGGCAGGCGGAGCTGTACTCCGACGTCGCGCGCTTCAACCGCGTGCTGCACAACCTCGCGACCGACGTGTGGACCTACATCTCGCTCGGCTACTTCGCGCAGCGGCTCTCGGCGCAGGGGTCGACCGGCTCCTCGACGATGCCGCACAAGGTCAACCCGATCCGGTTCGAGAACGCCGAGGCCAACCTCGAGGTCTCGAGCGCGCTGCTGGACAACCTGTCCGCCACGCTCGTCACCTCGCGTCTCCAGCGCGACCTCACCGACTCCTCCAGCCAGCGCACGATCGGGATCGCGTTCGGGCACTCGCTGCTCGCGATCGCTAACGTCACGCGCGGGCTCGCGGGGCTCGACGTCGACGCCGCCGCGATGGCGCGCGACCTCGACGCGAACTGGGAGGTGCTCGGGGAGGCCGTGCAGTCCGCGATGCGCGCGGCCGGGATCGCCGGCGCGTCGGGGATGGCCGACCCCTACGAGCGACTGAAGGAGCTGACGCGCGGGCGTCGCGTGGACGGTGACGGGATGCGCGCGTTCATCGGCGACCTCGGGCTGCCGGGCGACGTCGAGGCGCGGCTGCTCGCGATGACGCCCGCGGACTACACGGGGTACGCCGAGCGGCTCGTGGCGCACCTGGGCTGA